From Candidatus Hydrogenedentota bacterium, one genomic window encodes:
- a CDS encoding long-chain fatty acid--CoA ligase, with protein sequence MSLNLAHFLEISAQSYANNTAVVYDGLRLTYAELNGYAKRVANILVDRGVQKGDKVAMMIPNTPYFPIIYYGILNVGATVVPINCLLKAHEIQYCLEDSDAKVFFAWRGFHDDAVHAFIETDTCHHLIFASTMDDLEPPDTGELFITLLMEAFHEFDHVDTMPDDTAVILYTSGTTGHPKGAELTHFNMFFNAYYSKDKIIQAKPNDVALAVLPLFHSFGQTCIMNASLMAGACITMVPAFHTEKVLEVIQRDRVTIMAMVPTMYFFMLNAPNLASFDLSSVRMAVSGASSLPVEIINRFKQTFGVQILEGYGLSETSPVASFNVTDKPCKPGSIGLPIWGCEMRIMRDDGSFADVGEVGEIVIRGHNVMKGYYKKPVATEEAILSGWFHSGDLGRVDEDGYFYIVDRLKDLIIRGGMNIYPREIEETLYSHPAVLEASVVGIPDEARGEEVKAYISLRDGCTVTPDEIRNYCLERLAKYKCPKEVEILTTLPKGPTGKILKRELRSFAPR encoded by the coding sequence ATGAGTCTCAACCTCGCGCATTTCCTGGAAATTTCTGCACAATCCTATGCAAACAACACCGCCGTCGTCTACGACGGTCTGCGGCTCACGTATGCCGAATTGAACGGTTACGCCAAGCGTGTCGCCAACATTCTTGTCGACCGGGGCGTGCAGAAGGGCGACAAGGTCGCCATGATGATTCCCAACACGCCCTACTTTCCCATCATCTATTACGGCATTCTCAACGTTGGCGCCACCGTGGTTCCCATCAATTGCTTGCTGAAGGCGCACGAAATTCAATATTGCCTGGAAGATTCCGATGCAAAGGTCTTCTTCGCATGGCGAGGGTTTCACGACGATGCTGTCCATGCCTTCATCGAAACGGACACGTGCCATCATCTGATCTTTGCAAGCACGATGGATGACCTTGAACCGCCGGATACGGGCGAGCTCTTCATTACTTTACTTATGGAAGCGTTCCACGAATTCGACCACGTGGACACGATGCCCGACGATACGGCCGTCATCCTCTACACTTCCGGCACCACCGGCCATCCCAAGGGCGCTGAACTGACGCATTTCAACATGTTTTTTAACGCCTACTATTCGAAGGACAAGATTATTCAGGCCAAGCCCAACGACGTGGCGTTGGCCGTTCTTCCGCTGTTCCACTCGTTTGGGCAGACCTGCATCATGAACGCTTCGCTCATGGCGGGCGCCTGCATTACCATGGTTCCTGCATTCCACACCGAGAAGGTGCTTGAAGTCATTCAGCGCGATCGCGTCACCATCATGGCGATGGTACCCACGATGTATTTCTTCATGCTCAATGCCCCGAACCTCGCATCCTTCGATCTTTCCAGCGTGCGAATGGCCGTCAGTGGAGCTTCCTCGCTTCCCGTTGAAATCATTAACCGGTTCAAGCAGACCTTCGGCGTACAGATCCTGGAAGGCTATGGCCTTTCCGAAACCAGCCCGGTCGCCTCCTTCAATGTCACCGACAAGCCCTGTAAGCCCGGCTCCATCGGCCTCCCGATCTGGGGTTGCGAGATGCGCATCATGCGAGACGATGGCAGCTTTGCGGATGTCGGCGAAGTGGGAGAGATTGTTATTCGCGGTCACAACGTGATGAAAGGCTACTACAAGAAACCTGTGGCCACGGAAGAGGCCATACTGAGCGGCTGGTTTCACAGCGGCGACCTCGGACGTGTCGACGAAGATGGCTACTTCTACATCGTGGACCGTCTCAAGGATTTGATCATTCGGGGTGGTATGAACATCTATCCGCGCGAAATCGAAGAGACCCTCTATTCGCACCCCGCCGTTCTCGAAGCTTCAGTAGTAGGCATCCCCGATGAAGCGCGCGGTGAGGAAGTCAAGGCCTACATTTCACTGCGTGACGGTTGTACGGTCACGCCCGACGAGATTCGCAATTATTGTCTGGAGCGGCTCGCGAAATACAAATGCCCGAAAGAGGTGGAAATCCTGACCACCCTGCCCAAAGGCCCGACTGGAAAGATCCTCAAACGCGAACTCCGCAGCTTCGCCCCGAGATGA